In the Desulfitobacterium hafniense DCB-2 genome, TCCCGCTAAAAGAAAGCAAGTGGCAATTCCTTCATAGATCTCTTTCCCAACCAGGACCAAACCCGCTACGGCGAGGATCATCCCAAAGAATTGACCTGCCCGGGCCAGGAATTTCGTGGTCTGAACAAAGCCAAAGGCATCGCAGAATAAGGCACGAACCACCCTTCCCCCATCCAGGGGGAGAACCGGTGTAAGATTAAACACGGCCAGCCAGAAATTAAGCTGAACAAAGGCCTCCGCTGTGGGCCCCGTCCAGATTCCTTCCCAGCGCAAAGCCTGAGCCCCAAAAAGAAGAATAAGATTAAAAACGGGCCCGGCTAAGGCCATCATGCTTTCCTCAAGTCTCCTGCCTTCAAAAAGATCCTCACAATGAGCTACTCCGCCGAAGGGATAAAGCTCCAACCCATTAACTCTAAAGCCATAAGCCTTGGCAGTCAGTAAATGAGCCATCTCATGTCCCATGACCAGGAGGAAGATAAGAAGAGCCTGGGTAAACAATCCCAGGACCCCATAAGCAAGCAGAACCAGCCAGAACGTCGGGTGAACTTTTATGCTGAGCCCTTGAATACGAGCAATCTCCATCGCTTTCTCTTCCTTTTATCTTTTTTCCTTTGCCGCTTCCTTACGGCATTCCATATTATCTCCTACAGCCTCTAGTCAGCCCACTACCTCTAGTTAGCAGGAACCAAGTAGGGTAAGGGATCCACAGGTACTCCATCCTTACGAAGCTCTATATGCAGCCATGTCTTTTTTAAGGGAGCTGATAGCCCTACTGAACCCAGCACCTGACCACTATCCACCCTTTGTCCTTCGGCCACGGCAATATCCCCGAAATTGCCGAGCACTCCTGTCCAGCCATTGCCGAAATCGAGCTTAACCACTCTTCCCAGTTGCGGATCCTCTCCCACATGAGTCACCACCCCTTGATAAGGTGCTACCACGGGGATACCTAAAGCACTGGCCACATCAATCCCATTGTGGAGACCGGCCTGCCCTTCCCCTGCCCCCCCAAACCCGGCCATGACTTTGCCTGATACAGGGGGAATGAATTTCCCCTGCATGGTCGCGTCCACAGCAGTGCTCTTATTTTCGATGCTCATCCCCAAAACCTGCAAAGCCATGCCATTAAGGGATGCATAATAATTGCTGCTTTGTACGGTTCCCTGATAAGCCGTATAAATCCCTTGAGACAGCATATCTTCTCCCTTGGAAGCGAAGAAAACCATTAAGAAAAAGGTCACGGAAAGGGCTGCCTTCTTCTGTAGTCCGGTCCATTGATACAGAGGCCCCAAGGGCTTCTTTTTTCTTGTATAGGGTCGCTTCCGCGGCCGCTCCTCGTAGTTAAAGCCTCTTTCCCGGCCCACCTCCTGAGCCGCCCTTTCCCATTCCCAATCATCCCAGCGCTCATATGGATTCATGCTTTTTCCCCCGCCTTATCCAAAATCATGCTCGTACACTTGCTTAAACCTATGCGGTAAAAGCTTATCGTAGAACTGTTTTGAAAAGAGCCGAAAGAGGATTCTCCAGGATTTTGCTTTACACCGGTCGCTTAAATTCGCTTCCTCCTGTCAAGCAAAGCCCTTGGGCTGCTTCTTAGGTCTTGTGCATGCAGGGCTTTAAGGGAACTGCGGGGGAAATTGTACGATGTCTGAGCCGCTTTTTCCGTCTTTACCGACGTCGCTTTGAGCGGCAAGGTCGGCGCTCCCCAGGAAAGTCTCTGAAGAAGGACCTGGGGAGAAGCTA is a window encoding:
- a CDS encoding murein hydrolase activator EnvC family protein, producing MNPYERWDDWEWERAAQEVGRERGFNYEERPRKRPYTRKKKPLGPLYQWTGLQKKAALSVTFFLMVFFASKGEDMLSQGIYTAYQGTVQSSNYYASLNGMALQVLGMSIENKSTAVDATMQGKFIPPVSGKVMAGFGGAGEGQAGLHNGIDVASALGIPVVAPYQGVVTHVGEDPQLGRVVKLDFGNGWTGVLGNFGDIAVAEGQRVDSGQVLGSVGLSAPLKKTWLHIELRKDGVPVDPLPYLVPAN
- a CDS encoding M50 family metallopeptidase → MEIARIQGLSIKVHPTFWLVLLAYGVLGLFTQALLIFLLVMGHEMAHLLTAKAYGFRVNGLELYPFGGVAHCEDLFEGRRLEESMMALAGPVFNLILLFGAQALRWEGIWTGPTAEAFVQLNFWLAVFNLTPVLPLDGGRVVRALFCDAFGFVQTTKFLARAGQFFGMILAVAGLVLVGKEIYEGIATCFLLAGFFWVSGQKEIDSARITFLRQITRKKEELLHKGIMKSKAIAVTAETPLIRIVEDLTPDRYALIHLPGGEVFGIERTLTETQVVEGMLRKGIHCPVGKL